In Microvenator marinus, one genomic interval encodes:
- a CDS encoding CDP-alcohol phosphatidyltransferase family protein yields the protein MESDILFGVVPALSTLGFLIVALVIYLAGPGKSRPRKNFILVEYIYWVFGPLVSALAKLGVTPNMVTLTSLGLASLAGLALANGLFFVSTFIFALTVFCDIIDGNLARKTGLTTRGGAFLDSFMDRLAEGVLFLGIAYYGGGNWVTVVAVAALILSYAVSYARARGESLGVNVKVGFAQRPVRMFILTFSILFSGLAAWAGRDVLALQLLGGGSGIIAIIAGQTAFIRVRHVMKHLDAVKQASSDEMAPLPSKSTDEGRVIPTSQIAGEMPA from the coding sequence GAAAGCGACATTTTATTCGGCGTTGTGCCGGCACTCTCTACGCTCGGGTTCTTGATTGTTGCCTTGGTTATTTACTTGGCCGGTCCAGGTAAATCGAGGCCGCGGAAGAACTTTATTCTAGTTGAGTACATCTACTGGGTGTTCGGGCCTTTGGTCTCTGCCCTTGCGAAACTGGGTGTGACGCCAAACATGGTGACCCTGACCTCCTTGGGGCTCGCGTCCCTCGCCGGCTTAGCGCTGGCGAACGGACTCTTCTTTGTGTCCACGTTCATTTTCGCGCTCACCGTGTTCTGCGACATCATCGACGGGAACCTCGCCCGCAAGACAGGACTGACCACGCGTGGCGGGGCTTTCCTCGATTCGTTCATGGACAGACTGGCGGAAGGCGTACTTTTCCTCGGAATCGCGTACTACGGCGGTGGAAACTGGGTGACAGTCGTAGCGGTCGCTGCCCTGATTCTCTCTTACGCTGTGAGCTACGCGAGGGCGCGTGGTGAATCCCTTGGCGTGAACGTGAAAGTAGGGTTTGCACAACGACCGGTGCGCATGTTTATCCTGACGTTTTCCATTCTTTTCTCAGGCCTCGCGGCTTGGGCCGGAAGAGACGTCCTAGCGCTGCAACTCCTCGGCGGAGGCTCTGGAATCATTGCGATTATCGCCGGTCAGACCGCATTCATTCGTGTTCGACACGTGATGAAACATCTCGATGCCGTCAAACAAGCATCTTCGGACGAAATGGCGCCCTTGCCATCCAAGTCTACGGATGAGGGACGAGTGATTCCAACGTCGCAGATAGCGGGCGAAATGCCGGCATGA
- a CDS encoding GtrA family protein, whose product MSRVFREFVAVAGASLIATAADGVVYSILVWMSTRAGIAAILAAVVGGILHFSMCRWGIFKDEDSPILRSAPLYLLMSSSAALMQGGLVELGVQHTNALAAWLVGKVLIYTFWTFPISKFVVFRGRPA is encoded by the coding sequence ATGAGCCGCGTTTTCCGCGAGTTTGTTGCTGTCGCCGGCGCGAGTCTAATCGCCACGGCCGCCGACGGCGTGGTCTATTCCATCCTCGTTTGGATGAGTACCCGTGCGGGCATCGCAGCAATCCTCGCCGCAGTCGTGGGCGGCATTCTCCACTTTTCGATGTGCAGATGGGGCATTTTCAAGGACGAAGACTCACCCATTCTGCGCTCCGCACCCCTCTACCTTCTCATGAGCTCAAGCGCGGCATTGATGCAAGGAGGCCTGGTGGAGCTCGGCGTTCAGCACACCAATGCCTTGGCCGCATGGCTCGTAGGCAAGGTGCTGATCTACACATTCTGGACCTTTCCCATCTCAAAGTTCGTGGTGTTTAGGGGACGACCCGCATGA
- a CDS encoding efflux RND transporter permease subunit, whose protein sequence is MKLYQKLVESLHSNLGPWGFVLTILIVLAFWGASQLRLDGDLGRLLPDDAPSVQGLRSLEAVYADQIGRLTIVVHPNEGASVEQHVETAAKSLEGLDGIQRVVTQEPASLLSDKRLLYLELEDLKEVEGRLEKRIRWEKQRANPFFVEVKKSSPPSVDMSDISAKYSQSAEKFWVTEAGDILVFVHPDFPAGDLDETRTLVSGVQERLDKSGLKYSLTGRYQKRIDQQDLLTADIAKATPAALVVILLFLAFYFRSWVSTLLVLVPLVVGTAAGMAMAGVIFGSLNILTGFLAAVLMGLGVDYGIHLVSRYLDARRQMGSVEAWLDTFRTSGRASIYSGLTTILALGSLSTSSFRAFYEFGVVASVGIAFIILSYSVLIPFVIFVLKRGEPKAALSTRVGLLVEKAWVRKSPRKSWLRAAQVVYVLGILLLVLGAREVRFDRSFDSLSITDTPSWKLDEVVNKTLGTSQTPAVVPVENAEHRAAVLAEFERRRVGELGYTLGEVLSVENIVPPAQTEKLEILQGLKEKIEDVPERARSEEAVEFLKEISGVLDAGEVSLETLPDALKMPFLRKDNPAAGVVLAMPDVDLNIADASRDFSGVIRGLPGPDGQKIDAISDTLLLTEILEYVERDTEWMVEITLVGLILVALIAFRFTWDTVRVVVFLALALGTGIGLIGLSHLDFNFINVLILPIWLGLGVDATFHLIVHLRDEPENTGLHVGTIVSIAAAFTTSMIGFGAMMMSHHVGLNSLGQVAVMGFLAMLIINVVIGLDLALRERFRHGDKG, encoded by the coding sequence ATGAAACTCTACCAGAAGCTCGTAGAGAGCCTTCATTCGAATTTGGGCCCATGGGGGTTCGTGCTCACGATTCTCATCGTCTTGGCGTTCTGGGGGGCTTCTCAGCTAAGGCTGGATGGCGATCTTGGGCGACTCCTGCCTGACGATGCGCCGAGTGTCCAAGGTTTGAGATCTTTGGAGGCTGTTTATGCGGACCAGATTGGGCGTCTGACCATTGTGGTTCACCCGAATGAAGGTGCTTCGGTCGAGCAACACGTAGAGACCGCGGCGAAGTCGCTCGAAGGGCTCGACGGAATTCAACGTGTCGTGACCCAGGAGCCCGCGTCTTTACTGAGTGATAAACGTCTACTCTATCTCGAACTCGAAGACTTGAAAGAGGTCGAAGGCCGTCTTGAAAAACGAATTCGCTGGGAGAAACAACGCGCAAATCCGTTCTTTGTCGAAGTGAAAAAGTCATCTCCGCCAAGCGTCGATATGTCCGATATTTCGGCCAAGTACTCTCAGAGTGCCGAGAAGTTTTGGGTGACTGAAGCAGGCGACATCTTGGTCTTTGTGCATCCCGACTTTCCGGCCGGAGACCTCGATGAAACGCGTACTCTGGTCAGCGGGGTTCAAGAACGTCTCGACAAATCCGGGCTGAAATACTCTCTGACAGGGCGCTACCAAAAGCGAATCGACCAACAAGACTTACTCACGGCTGATATCGCAAAGGCCACACCGGCTGCGCTGGTGGTGATTCTTCTCTTCCTCGCGTTCTATTTCCGGTCTTGGGTTTCCACGCTTTTGGTGCTGGTGCCGTTGGTGGTGGGAACCGCAGCCGGTATGGCGATGGCGGGGGTCATCTTTGGAAGTTTGAACATTTTAACGGGGTTTTTGGCTGCAGTTCTGATGGGACTTGGGGTGGATTACGGAATTCACCTTGTCTCGCGATACCTTGACGCGCGGCGGCAAATGGGGAGCGTGGAGGCCTGGCTTGACACATTCAGAACCTCTGGGCGCGCGAGTATCTATTCAGGACTGACCACGATTCTTGCGCTCGGAAGCCTTTCCACCTCAAGTTTCAGGGCGTTCTACGAGTTCGGAGTGGTCGCAAGTGTGGGTATCGCGTTCATCATTCTGAGCTACTCGGTTCTGATTCCCTTTGTGATCTTTGTGTTGAAGCGCGGTGAGCCAAAGGCGGCCCTGTCCACGCGAGTCGGTCTCTTGGTGGAGAAAGCGTGGGTACGTAAGAGTCCTCGGAAAAGCTGGTTGCGTGCGGCCCAAGTGGTCTACGTGCTCGGTATACTGCTCTTGGTCCTCGGTGCTCGCGAAGTCCGTTTCGACAGAAGTTTTGATAGCCTCTCCATCACCGATACGCCGTCTTGGAAGCTCGACGAGGTGGTCAACAAGACGCTCGGCACTTCGCAGACACCAGCGGTAGTACCGGTGGAGAATGCTGAACATCGCGCCGCTGTCCTGGCCGAGTTTGAGCGTCGGCGCGTCGGCGAGCTAGGGTATACGCTCGGCGAAGTGCTCTCTGTAGAAAATATTGTGCCGCCTGCTCAGACCGAGAAATTGGAGATCTTGCAGGGGCTCAAGGAGAAGATTGAAGACGTGCCCGAGCGCGCCCGCTCTGAAGAAGCCGTGGAATTCCTGAAGGAGATTTCGGGCGTGCTCGATGCGGGAGAAGTCAGTCTAGAGACTCTGCCTGACGCGCTAAAAATGCCCTTTTTAAGAAAGGATAATCCGGCCGCGGGAGTCGTGCTTGCCATGCCAGATGTGGATTTGAACATTGCCGATGCCAGTCGTGATTTCTCGGGCGTGATCCGAGGGCTACCGGGCCCTGATGGCCAAAAGATCGACGCCATCAGCGATACCTTGCTCTTGACCGAAATTCTGGAATACGTGGAGCGCGACACGGAATGGATGGTTGAGATTACCTTGGTTGGCCTGATTCTGGTGGCCCTCATCGCGTTTCGTTTTACCTGGGATACCGTGCGTGTGGTGGTATTTTTGGCCCTCGCACTCGGCACGGGCATCGGTCTCATCGGGTTGAGCCACCTGGATTTCAACTTCATCAACGTGCTGATTTTGCCCATATGGTTGGGGCTTGGCGTAGATGCGACCTTCCACCTCATCGTGCACCTGCGAGACGAGCCTGAGAATACCGGTCTTCATGTGGGCACCATCGTGTCCATTGCCGCCGCGTTCACCACCAGCATGATTGGGTTTGGCGCAATGATGATGTCGCATCATGTTGGCTTGAATTCTCTTGGCCAAGTCGCGGTGATGGGGTTCCTAGCCATGTTGATTATCAACGTGGTGATAGGGCTCGACTTAGCGCTCCGTGAGCGATTCAGGCACGGAGACAAGGGATGA
- a CDS encoding phosphatidylglycerophosphatase A family protein, whose amino-acid sequence MNAQIKRAWAKAPVSMFFATCGGIGHIPGGPGTYAAIVALPSIWWLSHTISPWMHVLVALGASVLGVYWCEMAGRALEEDDSRKIVFDEWAGVWLTLAPFTALNILELVVGLVAFRIFDMKKPWPVSWADKNVKGGLGVMLDDVLAAVLAALVVFVLRGTL is encoded by the coding sequence ATGAATGCTCAAATTAAAAGAGCGTGGGCCAAGGCGCCGGTCTCCATGTTTTTCGCGACCTGCGGAGGAATTGGCCATATCCCGGGAGGACCTGGCACCTACGCTGCGATCGTAGCGCTGCCTTCGATTTGGTGGCTTTCGCACACGATCAGCCCGTGGATGCATGTCCTGGTTGCGCTTGGGGCCAGCGTGTTGGGTGTGTACTGGTGCGAGATGGCGGGCCGTGCTTTGGAAGAGGACGACAGCCGCAAGATTGTCTTTGATGAATGGGCCGGCGTTTGGTTGACGCTCGCCCCGTTTACAGCGTTGAACATTTTGGAACTCGTGGTCGGGCTAGTCGCGTTCAGAATTTTTGACATGAAAAAGCCGTGGCCTGTGAGTTGGGCAGATAAAAACGTTAAAGGTGGACTGGGCGTCATGCTCGACGACGTTCTCGCCGCGGTCCTGGCGGCGCTAGTTGTTTTTGTACTGCGGGGAACCCTCTGA
- a CDS encoding EGF domain-containing protein, with translation MKRCTTLWALALVGSLIPNLAFSQAFPQDADWEAVTKFDATTMQEVPINDPPGDAPGSRDIVGDAARPTAYTWADADYFYTRIRVNSSPIQQPNNLQPYSWGMVFDTDGDYSTIELATMVSGVANPDEVAIKSNSTQQDANSPSDVLEADLWSDRFWDFGRVVMACEQASAPQPPCFSNDDDYFIDYAVPLEDLTNAGVDPNNLRVIVGAGNADSRFDGDFGGDGSSIEDLISGPAILISVQITTPADASVVPQSVDTISGTAKPGATISVTVDGGTAQITVADANGNWSVSLNQSLGDGTHTIVAQADSNGEITNDSVTFLVDEDECADPTTNTCDENATCINLPQGFSCTCESGYEGDGQTCTNINECDLGTDNCDPRVDCVDTEGGFECGACPSGFEDIFGDGSFCRDIDECTLDTDDCLVAEFCTNTPGGFTCSLCQPGYEFNVGLSICENIDECDRDLDDCSELASCTDTDGSFTCGACPAGYEDVFGDGTFCRDIDECAATPCDEFVVCTNLPGTFTCGTCPPGFEDQNGDGSICLDIDECADETLNDCDEIAGCSNIPGGFACGGGNCPPGFEDVNGDGSLCQDIDECELMLDTCDDTAECTNTEGGFECGACPDGYEDVNGDGTQCADVDECETGVNNCHENATCTNTDGSFTCECAEGFVGDGEMCEVDDGTVDTTPPVLEVVSPVPGDVLTPGSVVVTGTSEPGATIVVLADGVEIGTTTADENGDWEVEVDVDGGTEEISVIASDAAGNSTRIDVEVSTETLTAEFLAGGACSAADNSGALGLFPLLLLGLFWRRRRA, from the coding sequence ATGAAACGTTGTACTACACTTTGGGCTTTGGCCTTGGTTGGCTCACTCATTCCGAATTTGGCATTTTCGCAGGCCTTCCCGCAAGATGCAGATTGGGAAGCGGTCACGAAATTCGATGCTACCACCATGCAGGAGGTTCCGATTAACGACCCTCCGGGCGACGCGCCTGGCTCAAGGGATATCGTTGGCGATGCCGCGCGACCCACTGCCTACACGTGGGCGGACGCGGACTATTTCTACACCAGGATTCGGGTTAACTCTTCGCCGATTCAACAACCCAACAACCTCCAACCTTATTCGTGGGGCATGGTCTTCGATACCGACGGTGACTACTCGACCATCGAGCTTGCGACCATGGTCTCGGGTGTCGCGAATCCAGATGAAGTCGCGATCAAGTCGAATTCCACACAACAAGATGCGAACTCACCTTCGGACGTTTTGGAAGCCGACCTTTGGTCCGACCGATTCTGGGATTTTGGCCGCGTAGTTATGGCTTGTGAACAAGCTTCGGCGCCACAGCCGCCGTGCTTTTCGAATGATGATGACTACTTCATCGACTACGCCGTGCCTCTCGAAGACCTCACAAACGCAGGCGTAGACCCCAACAACTTACGAGTCATCGTTGGGGCAGGAAACGCAGATAGCCGATTCGACGGCGACTTCGGAGGCGATGGTTCTTCGATTGAAGACCTAATCTCTGGCCCAGCCATTCTCATCTCAGTTCAGATCACAACCCCGGCTGACGCATCAGTAGTTCCTCAGTCCGTGGACACGATCTCGGGCACGGCCAAGCCGGGCGCCACGATCAGCGTGACGGTAGACGGTGGTACAGCGCAGATCACGGTGGCCGACGCGAACGGAAACTGGAGCGTGAGCCTCAATCAATCCCTCGGCGACGGCACGCACACGATCGTGGCGCAGGCTGACTCCAACGGAGAGATCACCAACGATAGTGTGACCTTCTTGGTGGACGAGGACGAGTGCGCGGACCCAACAACCAATACGTGCGATGAGAACGCCACGTGTATCAACCTGCCTCAGGGGTTCTCGTGTACTTGCGAGAGCGGCTACGAGGGCGACGGTCAAACATGCACCAATATCAACGAATGTGACCTTGGCACGGATAACTGCGACCCTCGGGTCGACTGCGTGGACACCGAAGGCGGCTTTGAGTGTGGCGCGTGTCCGAGTGGGTTTGAGGACATCTTTGGCGATGGCTCGTTCTGTCGTGACATCGACGAGTGCACGCTTGATACGGATGATTGCCTTGTCGCCGAGTTCTGCACCAATACACCAGGCGGCTTCACATGCAGCCTTTGCCAGCCTGGATACGAGTTCAATGTCGGACTCTCGATTTGCGAAAACATCGACGAATGCGACCGTGATTTAGATGATTGCTCGGAGCTCGCAAGTTGCACGGATACGGACGGAAGTTTCACCTGTGGCGCATGTCCAGCCGGCTACGAAGACGTCTTCGGCGACGGTACGTTCTGTCGGGACATTGACGAGTGCGCAGCCACACCATGCGACGAGTTCGTGGTCTGTACAAACTTGCCGGGTACATTCACGTGCGGCACCTGCCCGCCCGGGTTCGAAGACCAAAACGGAGACGGCTCTATCTGCTTGGACATCGATGAATGCGCGGACGAAACGCTCAACGATTGCGACGAGATTGCTGGCTGCTCCAACATTCCGGGCGGGTTCGCGTGCGGCGGTGGGAACTGCCCTCCTGGCTTTGAGGACGTCAATGGTGACGGGTCACTATGTCAAGATATCGACGAGTGTGAACTCATGCTCGATACCTGTGATGACACGGCTGAATGCACCAACACCGAAGGCGGTTTTGAGTGTGGCGCATGCCCAGATGGCTACGAGGATGTCAATGGTGATGGCACGCAATGTGCCGACGTCGATGAGTGCGAGACTGGCGTGAACAACTGCCATGAAAACGCGACCTGCACCAACACAGACGGAAGCTTCACGTGCGAGTGCGCCGAAGGCTTCGTTGGCGACGGCGAAATGTGTGAAGTGGACGACGGCACGGTGGACACAACACCCCCTGTATTGGAAGTCGTATCGCCCGTTCCTGGCGACGTACTGACCCCAGGCAGTGTCGTAGTGACCGGTACGTCTGAGCCGGGCGCGACCATTGTGGTCTTGGCCGATGGCGTGGAAATCGGGACCACCACGGCGGACGAAAATGGCGACTGGGAAGTCGAGGTGGACGTGGACGGTGGTACTGAGGAAATCTCGGTCATCGCGTCGGACGCCGCCGGGAACAGTACGCGAATAGATGTTGAGGTCAGCACTGAGACTCTAACCGCGGAGTTCTTGGCCGGAGGAGCGTGTTCCGCAGCCGACAACTCGGGCGCGCTCGGACTCTTCCCCTTATTGCTTCTCGGCTTGTTCTGGCGTCGTCGACGCGCTTAA
- a CDS encoding XdhC family protein yields the protein MSALELQSISAGDILVTLVHVEGSAYRQPGAQLVVRGGAPLIGSVSGGCLERDIARQARKFLESGERLVQYDTRAESFLGSGEWGSGCDGVVTVFLQPFEELGEAFVQAAEPQEPQVFALGFSGHWAGRCGLYNQSSVVAGEFSSDERMQEHLRWAFENERSLHVQDGESRALFAYFQPLMKLWIFGAGPDAQVLASISNAAGWRCTVASPDPLKLARFEGEATFVLKPHAVPTLGRSEAAIVMTHDLELDTWLVPALLKTDAWFVGLMGPKRRAAKLVARWKEAGQIPDGLERLHTPVGLDLGGDTPADVAVSIVSEIVALRNGRSGGRLRHRESPIHSPIEIRDWNA from the coding sequence ATGAGCGCTCTTGAACTGCAGTCAATATCGGCTGGCGATATCCTTGTAACCCTTGTGCACGTCGAGGGCTCGGCGTACCGCCAACCGGGAGCACAACTGGTGGTGCGCGGTGGCGCCCCGCTGATTGGCTCAGTGTCAGGAGGTTGTTTGGAGCGCGATATCGCGCGACAAGCAAGGAAGTTCTTGGAGAGTGGCGAGCGCCTGGTTCAGTACGACACGAGAGCGGAGAGCTTTCTGGGCTCTGGCGAATGGGGGTCGGGGTGTGATGGGGTTGTGACCGTCTTTCTGCAACCGTTCGAAGAGCTCGGGGAAGCCTTTGTACAGGCCGCTGAGCCGCAAGAACCCCAGGTCTTTGCACTCGGTTTCTCAGGCCATTGGGCGGGCCGCTGCGGTCTATACAATCAGAGTTCAGTGGTGGCCGGGGAGTTTTCCTCGGATGAACGGATGCAAGAGCACTTGCGCTGGGCCTTTGAAAACGAGCGTTCTCTCCACGTTCAAGACGGCGAATCGCGAGCTCTCTTCGCCTACTTTCAACCGCTGATGAAGCTTTGGATCTTCGGGGCTGGTCCCGATGCCCAAGTGCTGGCTAGCATCTCAAATGCCGCTGGTTGGCGATGTACCGTAGCGAGCCCAGACCCCTTAAAGCTCGCCAGATTTGAGGGTGAGGCGACGTTCGTACTCAAGCCACATGCCGTTCCAACACTCGGCCGTTCCGAGGCCGCGATCGTCATGACGCACGACCTTGAACTCGACACCTGGCTTGTGCCAGCGTTGCTAAAGACCGACGCGTGGTTCGTAGGATTGATGGGGCCTAAACGTCGTGCCGCAAAGTTGGTGGCGAGGTGGAAGGAGGCCGGCCAGATACCCGATGGCCTTGAGCGCCTGCATACGCCGGTGGGGCTTGACCTTGGAGGAGATACACCTGCAGATGTCGCGGTTTCGATCGTGTCTGAAATTGTAGCGCTGCGAAACGGTCGCAGCGGCGGCCGACTACGGCACCGAGAGTCGCCGATTCACTCTCCGATCGAGATACGAGATTGGAATGCCTAA
- a CDS encoding nucleotidyltransferase family protein: MPKPVFLILAAGGSTRLGRPKQLLRLKGETLVARAVRVVEEAGAIPVVVLGAREEDVRRQIGSALWVVNPDWQAGMATSILAGLDFLDVKFPGAPVGIALTDQPAIGATHLSALVEAISEVDIACTHYPTGPGVPAIFAPNALSLLREVEGDRGAREILRQELHLNRYTMKVFENWDTLDIDEQDEWDKFLGSNE; this comes from the coding sequence ATGCCTAAGCCCGTCTTTCTGATTTTGGCCGCGGGTGGGTCGACTCGGCTTGGCCGCCCGAAACAACTTCTGAGGCTGAAAGGTGAGACCTTGGTCGCGCGCGCTGTCCGCGTAGTGGAGGAGGCGGGTGCGATTCCCGTGGTGGTACTTGGGGCTCGTGAAGAAGACGTCCGCCGTCAAATTGGCTCAGCGCTTTGGGTAGTCAACCCTGATTGGCAGGCGGGTATGGCCACTTCCATTCTGGCCGGTCTGGACTTTCTGGATGTGAAGTTCCCAGGAGCGCCGGTCGGCATCGCGCTTACGGATCAACCTGCAATTGGTGCCACACATTTGAGTGCTCTGGTTGAGGCCATCTCCGAGGTAGACATCGCATGTACGCATTATCCAACGGGTCCAGGAGTTCCTGCCATCTTCGCCCCAAACGCGCTCTCGTTGCTCCGAGAGGTAGAAGGGGACCGTGGCGCGCGTGAAATTCTGCGCCAGGAGCTGCATCTAAACCGATACACGATGAAGGTTTTCGAGAATTGGGATACGCTAGACATCGATGAGCAAGATGAATGGGATAAATTTCTGGGGTCAAATGAATAA
- a CDS encoding (2Fe-2S)-binding protein, with protein MKFKVNGEDHEVDVPGDVPLLWVIREELNLLGTKFGCGKALCGACTVMVDGKARRSCVLPVGSVEGAEITTVEGLGEGGTLHAVQEAWLEENVVQCGYCQPGQIVQAAALLSVNENPSDAEIDSALSANLCRCGTYPRIRKAVKLAASKLGGQP; from the coding sequence ATGAAGTTCAAAGTAAACGGTGAAGACCACGAAGTCGATGTCCCGGGCGATGTTCCGTTGCTCTGGGTCATTCGAGAAGAACTCAATCTCCTCGGCACAAAATTCGGGTGCGGTAAGGCGCTCTGCGGGGCGTGTACCGTAATGGTCGACGGAAAGGCGAGGCGCTCATGTGTACTGCCAGTTGGGAGCGTCGAAGGGGCCGAGATTACTACCGTAGAAGGGCTCGGCGAGGGCGGCACGCTTCATGCCGTACAGGAGGCGTGGCTTGAGGAAAATGTGGTCCAGTGTGGGTATTGCCAACCAGGACAAATCGTACAGGCTGCCGCGCTCCTTAGCGTCAATGAGAATCCGTCGGACGCCGAGATCGATTCCGCACTCTCAGCCAATCTCTGTCGATGTGGAACATACCCGAGAATCAGAAAGGCCGTAAAACTCGCCGCGTCGAAGCTCGGAGGTCAGCCGTGA
- a CDS encoding xanthine dehydrogenase family protein molybdopterin-binding subunit, whose product MNFSRREFLKVSLTASGVLVMGVHFAGCSNGRGQMREEAESTGVFRPNAIIAIQPDGFVQVAVAKTEMGQGVFTSHAMLVAEELEVPLEMVRSYHPEAGPDYQTFGVQITGGSSSLKESFVPIREAAAAAREMLVLAAASAWGVPASECEAREGAIHHKDKSVPIGDLTRAASTQEIPSSPRIKTKDFKVIGQAKTRVDALEKVKGEAVFGIDVSVPGMLRAVVIRPPVMGSTLKSFDASAAEKETGVEAIFEFERGVAVVAQKYWQAMRASRLVKVEWNDDSKLKGLNSAELASEAARESRKSEPDIPAGLKVFEAEYASPYLSHSPMEPMNAAAWVKGDSAEIWAPLQWQSAAQGDIAMLLGIDRAKVKIHTTMLGGGFGRRLMIDYVVEAVLVARKLKKPVHVIWSREDDMRGGYYRPINHTRVVGGLDESGRIQALHYHTLSQSLLDLRDWLPGILPEWLPRIARTMAARAAGSLVESDMLPNALATEGASETAYRIPEHDVKYTQIRVDVPVSFWRSVGHSFNAFAMESFIDELAAAADKDPLAFRLEHLPQGSRERNVLEKAAELADFSGPRDSGWGKGIAVHKSFDTYCAEVVEARVTNGAIEVRRVWCVVDCGIVVNPDIVRQQMESCIIQGISAAIHQEITFENGHVIQGNFDDYKFIRLHETPEIFVDIVESNEAPTGVGEPGLPPVAPALAGAIFEVTGQRLRRMPFLQALKDTK is encoded by the coding sequence GTGAACTTCTCGAGACGAGAATTTCTCAAGGTTAGTTTGACGGCGTCCGGTGTCTTGGTCATGGGTGTACACTTTGCCGGTTGCTCGAATGGGCGTGGGCAAATGCGCGAAGAGGCTGAATCTACGGGCGTGTTCAGGCCGAACGCGATCATCGCGATTCAACCAGATGGGTTCGTGCAGGTCGCCGTTGCGAAGACCGAAATGGGGCAGGGTGTCTTCACCTCCCATGCGATGCTCGTGGCCGAGGAGCTCGAGGTTCCTCTCGAGATGGTGCGTTCTTATCACCCCGAGGCTGGACCCGATTATCAGACCTTTGGCGTTCAAATCACCGGCGGGTCATCCAGTCTCAAAGAGAGCTTTGTGCCTATTCGAGAGGCCGCCGCTGCCGCGCGCGAAATGCTCGTTCTTGCGGCTGCTTCGGCATGGGGCGTGCCGGCCTCGGAGTGTGAGGCCCGTGAAGGCGCCATTCACCACAAAGACAAATCGGTTCCGATAGGCGATCTGACGCGCGCCGCGTCCACACAAGAGATTCCGTCGTCTCCGCGCATCAAGACCAAGGACTTCAAGGTTATTGGGCAGGCCAAAACGCGTGTTGATGCGCTCGAGAAGGTCAAGGGTGAAGCGGTCTTCGGGATAGATGTGTCGGTACCCGGCATGTTGCGTGCCGTCGTGATCCGGCCACCCGTGATGGGCTCGACCTTGAAATCTTTCGACGCAAGTGCAGCCGAAAAGGAGACGGGCGTAGAAGCGATTTTTGAGTTTGAAAGGGGTGTGGCTGTGGTTGCCCAAAAATACTGGCAAGCAATGCGTGCCTCGCGCCTTGTGAAGGTTGAATGGAATGACGACTCAAAGCTTAAAGGCCTGAACTCCGCTGAGTTGGCCAGCGAGGCCGCTCGTGAGTCACGAAAGTCTGAGCCGGATATTCCTGCGGGCCTCAAGGTGTTTGAAGCTGAGTATGCCTCTCCTTATCTCTCTCATTCGCCCATGGAGCCCATGAACGCCGCGGCCTGGGTCAAAGGGGATTCCGCCGAGATTTGGGCGCCCCTGCAGTGGCAGTCAGCAGCGCAGGGGGATATCGCCATGCTGCTCGGAATCGACCGAGCCAAGGTCAAAATTCACACGACCATGCTGGGCGGCGGCTTCGGCAGGCGGCTGATGATCGACTACGTGGTTGAAGCCGTGCTCGTCGCGAGGAAGCTCAAAAAGCCTGTCCACGTGATCTGGAGCCGTGAAGACGATATGCGGGGCGGATACTACCGGCCGATCAATCATACGAGGGTGGTCGGTGGGCTAGATGAATCTGGCCGCATTCAGGCGTTGCACTACCACACGCTCTCGCAGTCTCTCTTGGACTTGAGGGACTGGCTGCCTGGTATTTTGCCCGAGTGGTTGCCGAGGATTGCCCGGACGATGGCCGCGCGAGCTGCCGGAAGTCTTGTAGAGTCTGATATGCTCCCAAACGCTCTTGCTACAGAAGGGGCGAGCGAGACGGCGTATAGAATTCCTGAGCATGATGTGAAGTACACTCAGATTCGGGTGGATGTGCCCGTGAGCTTCTGGAGAAGTGTGGGTCACTCGTTTAACGCCTTTGCGATGGAGTCGTTTATCGACGAGCTCGCAGCCGCCGCTGACAAAGACCCCTTGGCCTTTAGATTGGAGCATTTGCCTCAAGGCTCGAGGGAGCGAAATGTTCTGGAAAAGGCTGCGGAACTCGCGGATTTCTCAGGCCCACGCGATTCCGGATGGGGCAAAGGCATTGCGGTCCATAAGTCTTTCGATACCTACTGTGCCGAAGTCGTAGAAGCTCGTGTAACCAATGGCGCAATCGAGGTGAGGCGCGTCTGGTGTGTGGTCGATTGTGGCATCGTGGTTAATCCAGATATCGTGAGGCAGCAGATGGAGAGCTGTATCATTCAGGGAATCTCGGCTGCTATTCATCAAGAAATCACATTTGAAAATGGACATGTGATTCAAGGTAATTTTGATGATTACAAATTTATTAGATTGCATGAAACACCCGAGATATTTGTAGATATTGTAGAGAGTAACGAAGCGCCCACGGGTGTTGGGGAGCCGGGTCTTCCTCCGGTGGCTCCAGCCCTAGCTGGGGCGATTTTTGAAGTCACTGGTCAACGACTAAGAAGGATGCCGTTTTTGCAAGCACTTAAGGACACCAAATGA